In Brachionichthys hirsutus isolate HB-005 chromosome 20, CSIRO-AGI_Bhir_v1, whole genome shotgun sequence, the genomic stretch CGGAGCTCGCGGTCAGCAAAACCACTTGGATGCGGTTCCCCTTCATTCGGATCTTCATGCACTAATTTTCACCACTGGCCTTTGAatcatgcaccccccccccccccccccagactcagAATACCCTCAAGTCAGGCGGATGCTGCTGGTTCGGGGCGCCGCCGACCAGACCAGCAGCACCGTTGCCCCTTCAAGAATGGGTGAGACATTTATGGGTGCAAATACAGTGCGAcaagatggggagagagagagagagactcgcCCGACCAAGAAAATAAACACTTGATCTTTGTTAAAGTAACAATTTGTTAGGTTGCTCAATCTTCACCTTTAATTTGGAAGGATCCCCTACAAATCCACTTCCTGTCAATCTGTTTTAAGTCTGTTCTTTTGGTCTCGGATGTGATTTCAAGTGGAATTAGAAGTGACTTAAGTCTGTGTGGATGACTCGGTGCTCcaaaccctggggggggggggggcttctgtcaAACGATTACACCGATATGaagaatttgaaaacaaaaaacagattgATCAGGAGATGCTGGAGGCACAAAATagcgggggaggggagggggtcagCAGACAGTAGAGAAGCGTGCCTTGTGaatccagaggggggggggttgaggtgAGAAGGAGGCGGCTGAGCGGGTTAGGAGGGGGCCTGTAAGAGTAGCAGGGGAGGACGGGTGAGTTTGGAAGAATGATCTAAAAGGTTAAAATAGATTCCCTAGAAAAAGGAAAGATCAAAGAGGGAAaggagcaaaggggggggggggggggggcgtccgcCAAGAGAGAGGCAAGTTGCTCTGACCTTGAACAGTGCATCGCGGGACACTGTATAATATGTTTTGGGGGTCATCTCCAATGACACGCCTTGATATTTCTAGATGGAataagtgagggggggggggggggcagggtggaTGTTTAAAAATCACATACAACAATCACAGTCATATACACAGGCCACGCCCCGTCCAGACCAAAGGGTCGCGGTGACGCGGCGGCCTGCCAcggaacgccgccgccgcctgctgGCGGTTCAGGCTTCTGTTCTTTCTGCCGTGGCAGGAAGTTGGAGCTAATCCACGCATCACTAATCAATCAGCTGGATCTCCAGTGTTACCGAGACGCCGTATTCCCTGCACGCCGTCTTGTAGGGGAGCTTTGGTCTGAACCGGGCCTGACACACAACTACGCAGGAACAATGGCTGAACCTATGAAATGCTGAAACATGAAGGAAGCATGCAAATCCACAAGACGATCACAGGCGTCAACGGCAACCAGTCCCACCCCCCGCGAGCCtgaacaatgacatcacacacacacacacaggtgacacGGAGGCCCTCACCTGGCCCAGCTGCTCAGAGTGCtgatgcagctcctccaggatcGGGAGGGTCTGCTCCTGGGTGCAGTGCTCCAGAATCCTCTGGATCACCCTGCAGCCGTAGGGGTGTGTGGAAAGCACAAAAACCTGCCAGAGGAAGGTCAAATAAGGGCACAGGAAAACAGGGGCGTGGCCACAGCAATTAGAAAAGAAAGACATCTGTGCTGGATTTCATGCGACTAAAAATctacattttttggggggcaaTCGTTAACAATAAATGGGAATTCCTGCCAGCTGATTGGTTACCTGTAACAGCAAACCCACCTGTCCCTGGAAGGCATCGATGATGAACTGCAGGGCCTGAGGCTGGACGCACTCGATGCACTTCTGCACCACGTGGTTCCCGTTCTGGTCCTTCACGCACTTCAGCACGTGTCCGTCCAGCTCGCGGACGATATCGCTCtgcagtcgggggggggggggggggttgtaaatGAAAGTTAAGAGCGTTCGTGTGCCGTGCGGGTTAAAACATCAGACAAAGTCGTGAGATCTCACTTACAATTACCTGCTGGTCGGCGGAGATGGACTCCAGGGCCTTCTGGATGACTCTGCAGCCGTACATCTGCAGCGCCAGCGGGAGGACGTGTCCACGGATACGCGTCGCCAACGCCAGCTTCTGGTCGGCGCTTCCAAACTGCATCAGACGAGACACAGACGCTCTTACAGACGCCGGGGAAGCCGGCCGTCGTGCCGCAAACTTcggaagcccctccccccccacctcgaAGAACTTTTGGATGACGTAGTTCCCGAACACGTCGGTCATCAGCTGGTACGCCGCCTGCAGGATCTCTCCGAACACCATCTGCCTCTCGGCGGGCGTGGCTCTCTCCAGCTTCTGTTGGATGAATCTAGAAGAGGAAATGGAATATGAGGAACCCTCGCCGGGCTACGCCTCTCATTTGAAACCGGAACGTCTTTGTCCACCTGGATCCGTGCTGGTCCTGAGAGAACTCCACCATGTGTCCCGGGAGGTCGCGGAGCTGGAGGTTCGGGAAGCGGTTGTTCCTGAAGTCTTCCAGCAGGCGGCTGCGTCCGGACGGCATGACGTCAGAGCGACTGTAGCGGGGTCGGGACGGGGGGAACAGCTGGCTGCTGGAGTTGAAGAGGCTGGACGTGCCGCCGGCGCTCCGGTATTTGGCCTCGGCGCCGGGAGCGGCAGAAATGTAGCGGCCGCTGCCGTTCGTCAGCCCACCTGGGATTTCAGACGGCGTTACAGCGGCGGAAAGCGACAACCTGCAATCCGAAATAAAGCGATCTGGGTTACCTAGGTGAAGGCTCGAAGAGGAGCCGTGAGAGGAGGGCAGagaaggaggcggagtcagcggGGAGTGGCCAGGTGTGAGGCCAATGGGGCTGGGCGAAGAGGAGTAGCCCAGGCTGTTGTAAAACGGCTGGCCAATGGGAGTCAAGCTGCTGCCCCCGCGCTTGTAAAGGTCGGAGGTCGCCAACAAGGAGTCCCTCCGAGACACGTTGCTGCTGGTGGGGCTGGACACTGCTCAGAAACGGGGGGAGGAGATCCAGGATCAGAAGATCAGCTTGAGAATAGACCCCGCCCTCTGCAGCTCGTCACCGAGTCACTGACCGGAAGAGCCGAAGCCCCCCAGGGCCGAGGCCAGGCCCACGCCGAGGGAGCCGGCGGCGCTGCCGAAGCCCAGGGAGGAagccggcggcggcgcggcggagGCGTGCGAGAACAGGGAGCTGCTCTGAGACGTGTTGGGGACGGATCCAGATCCGtagaaggagctggagggcaGGCCGCcgctggggggcggggcctgctgctgctgctgctgctgctggggctgAGGCATGGATCGGTAAAGGCCGTTGGCCGGGGGGCCGGACATGTTGTTACCGGAGCCGGACGCCGACACCGCagctgctggtggggggggggagcgtcaGAGTGCGTTCTGGTTGCATAGCAACAAGCAGGACCGCGTTAGACGCAGCGCGGCTCACCGGCTTGTGCAGCGGCGGGGTTGATGAGCAGGGGGGTCTGGACTAGACGGACCGGCCCACCCAGACCCGCCCGAGCTCCAGGGCCCATCACCAGGGCCCCCGTCTGGTCGTAGTACGCTGCAGGGGCCAACACTTGGTAACCTGAAACCACGAAAAAGGACGCGGTGATTCTGGAACTCGAGAACGAGGAGACATCCGGCGCCGGCGGCCGCTCCAGCTGGACGCCGTCCTCACCAGACATTCCTGCGTACGCCAACGCGGGGTTCGccgcagcggcggcggcgagggaCTCCTGCTGACTCTGCTGACCTTGCCCAGGTGTCAGAGGTCGCTGGTTGCTTCCTGTGCGCATCACCTGGAGGAGGGAGGTTGTTGTACGTTCGGTGCTCTTCCACTCCGCTGACGGAGACCAACACCTCCTACCTGTTGCTGGCCCGGCCCTGGTCCCTGATTGGACGCCTGCTGGTTAGCAGAGTGATTGGCGTTTGACGCCGCCTGTTGCTGGAAGAGGTTGGCCGGGTACACGCCCCACGGAACGCCGTAGTACTGCGGCGGAACCACAGTCGGCCCTGAGGAGAAACATCTCGGTGTTACGTGGGCgtctctcagccaatcagagagaggTTTCATTTGAATACAGCGGCACGAGAGGCGCGAGCGTGCCGACCTGCGAGCGTCGCTGCCGCCGCCAGCCCGGCGGCGGTGTAGGGATCAGTTCCAGGGGGGCCGGCATTGATGATGTAAGGGTTCGGCACAAACGCGGGCGCGAGGCCAGCTGGGCGGCGAGAGGAAAACGCTTTTATGCTCTCAAGAACGAACTCTCCTTTCATCCAACGCGAGCGGGACTCACCGAGATGCTGGTGCTGGGCCGCGGCCAAGGcgtactgctgctgctgcgccgcGGTGAGCTGCTGAACAGTCAGGGGGTTGGACCTCTGGaacaactggggggggggggggggggacatcaacGGTTCGTGACGCAGGACTCCCAGCGTTAGACGGGCGCCGCTTTGACCAACCTGCTGCTGGGCACTGTAGTCAAACAGTCCCACCGGCGTCCCCGAGGAGTCCACCTGGATCTGGTTCCCCGCGTAGTCGAACTGGAGGGACTCCACGccggcctgctgctgctccatccCGCCCATGCTCTGCGCTTCCTGGTTGTGGAAGTCCTCGGCCGCGGCCTTGCTCTGGGCggggtggtgctggtggaggacgtgcgggtggtggtggtggtggtgctgctgctggtggtggtggtgctgtCCCATCATCTCCAGGCCCGCCTGGCTGGGACCCATCCTCTCCACCGCCTCGGTGGGGGAGGCTTGGCGGCTCCCAGGGGTCGGACTGGCAACGTAAAGACGTAAATGACCCTTCCATCAAACAACGGGACCGCTCCTGCCGCGCGGGGACGGAGAAGGAGAACCTACTTGAAGTCTTTGCAGTCTCTGTCCATGCCGTTGAGCAAACCTCTTCCGTTGACTTTGGACGGATCGCTCTCCTCTCCCACCTTCATCTCTGGGCTCTTGTCCTCTTCGAAGGGGGGGCCTTTCTCTTGGACATCGCTCGTGTCTCTCCTGTCTTGGTCGACGTCTGCTCCACCCTGtattcacggggggggggggggggggtcatcgggGTAAGAGTCCGCGTCTCCCCTGAGGCGCCGGCGTTCAACAGGTCGACTTACGTAGCCCCCGTTCCTGTAGTGACCGTCCATCTTGTCTCCCGGTGAGGAGCTCAGGACGTACTCCACCATGCTCACCCCGAGGCCGCCACCCTCCGAGCGAGGTGAGAGCACAGAACTGGCGTCGCCGTTCCCGTGGAAGCTCTGGCCTGGTCGCCGCTGCACCATGATCGGCTGAGACACTGAATGATCTGAGAGAAAAGCTGCAGATCAGATATCTAAACAGTCGACTAGAATGTGAAGAAGGACGCTTCATCTCCAGGAAGGCGGCGGCGCTGCAGGCCACTTACGAGGCGATCCCCAGGCGTTGTCCCGCCACTCCTCCCCCAGGAGCATCCCCTTCCTGCCATCCTTGGCCAGCTCGTCAGAATCCCAAAGCTTTTTAGCAGGAAGAAGCTACAAAGACACAGTAAT encodes the following:
- the pum2 gene encoding pumilio homolog 2, producing MSVPCSILGMNDVAWQETRGGMLHANGAPETGVIRVHGGGPLAAVVGVGQAPGVSHLQGMDRGINPTPGTPQPPLSGRSQDDATVGYFFQRQPGEQFGGCTPNKHRWPTGDANHVDQVRAADEMNYDFQALALESRGMGELLPAKKLWDSDELAKDGRKGMLLGEEWRDNAWGSPHHSVSQPIMVQRRPGQSFHGNGDASSVLSPRSEGGGLGVSMVEYVLSSSPGDKMDGHYRNGGYGGADVDQDRRDTSDVQEKGPPFEEDKSPEMKVGEESDPSKVNGRGLLNGMDRDCKDFNPTPGSRQASPTEAVERMGPSQAGLEMMGQHHHHQQQHHHHHHPHVLHQHHPAQSKAAAEDFHNQEAQSMGGMEQQQAGVESLQFDYAGNQIQVDSSGTPVGLFDYSAQQQLFQRSNPLTVQQLTAAQQQQYALAAAQHQHLAGLAPAFVPNPYIINAGPPGTDPYTAAGLAAAATLAGPTVVPPQYYGVPWGVYPANLFQQQAASNANHSANQQASNQGPGPGQQQVMRTGSNQRPLTPGQGQQSQQESLAAAAAANPALAYAGMSGYQVLAPAAYYDQTGALVMGPGARAGLGGPVRLVQTPLLINPAAAQAAAAVSASGSGNNMSGPPANGLYRSMPQPQQQQQQQQAPPPSGGLPSSSFYGSGSVPNTSQSSSLFSHASAAPPPASSLGFGSAAGSLGVGLASALGGFGSSVSSPTSSNVSRRDSLLATSDLYKRGGSSLTPIGQPFYNSLGYSSSPSPIGLTPGHSPLTPPPSLPSSHGSSSSLHLGGLTNGSGRYISAAPGAEAKYRSAGGTSSLFNSSSQLFPPSRPRYSRSDVMPSGRSRLLEDFRNNRFPNLQLRDLPGHMVEFSQDQHGSRFIQQKLERATPAERQMVFGEILQAAYQLMTDVFGNYVIQKFFEFGSADQKLALATRIRGHVLPLALQMYGCRVIQKALESISADQQVISDIVRELDGHVLKCVKDQNGNHVVQKCIECVQPQALQFIIDAFQGQVFVLSTHPYGCRVIQRILEHCTQEQTLPILEELHQHSEQLGQKYQGVSLEMTPKTYYTVSRDALFKDQYGNYVIQHVLEHGRPEDKSKIVAEVRGKVLVLSQHKFASNVVEKCVIHSSRAERALLIDEVCCQKDGPHSALYTMMKDQYANYVVQRMIDMAEPAQRKIIMHKIRPHIATLRKYTYGKHILAKLEKYYMKSGSELGPIGGPSNGLM